One part of the Bradyrhizobium sp. CB1650 genome encodes these proteins:
- a CDS encoding DUF169 domain-containing protein: MQQAGAETIDLAGLVADLNSLLRLKTTVIGMKLFARAADMEAVPKIRRPNAIHTTDQIVSMAARLGWTVGVTADDLVGAQCRAVIGLSPQDEKWLAGENYVGVWHGTAEDARKRQEALDVVPFGQYQALAVSPLASGRLNPPDICLVYATPGQMIILINGLQYTGYRKFEWGVVGETACADSWGRALKTGEPSLSLPCYAERRYGGVPDEEMLMALKPDHLAKAIEGMKALAKNGLRYPIPPYGIQSDVRAGMGVSYGKK; encoded by the coding sequence ATGCAGCAAGCGGGCGCAGAGACCATCGATCTTGCCGGCCTCGTGGCCGATCTCAACAGCCTGTTGCGGCTTAAGACGACCGTGATCGGCATGAAGCTGTTCGCACGCGCCGCCGACATGGAGGCGGTCCCAAAAATCCGGCGGCCGAACGCCATCCACACCACCGACCAGATCGTCAGCATGGCGGCGCGGCTTGGATGGACCGTCGGCGTCACCGCCGACGATCTCGTCGGCGCGCAGTGCCGCGCGGTGATTGGCCTCAGCCCGCAGGATGAGAAATGGCTCGCCGGCGAGAACTATGTCGGCGTCTGGCACGGCACAGCCGAGGATGCACGCAAGCGCCAGGAGGCGCTCGACGTCGTGCCGTTCGGCCAGTACCAGGCGCTTGCGGTCAGCCCGCTCGCGAGCGGCCGGCTGAATCCGCCCGACATCTGCCTCGTCTACGCGACGCCGGGGCAGATGATCATCCTCATCAACGGGCTGCAATATACCGGCTACAGGAAGTTCGAATGGGGCGTGGTCGGGGAGACTGCGTGCGCGGATTCCTGGGGGCGGGCGCTGAAGACCGGCGAGCCCAGCCTGTCCTTGCCATGCTATGCCGAACGGCGCTATGGCGGCGTGCCGGACGAAGAGATGCTGATGGCGCTCAAGCCGGACCATCTCGCCAAGGCGATTGAGGGCATGAAGGCGTTGGCCAAAAACGGCCTGCGCTATCCGATCCCGCCCTATGGCATTCAAAGCGACGTCCGTGCCGGCATGGGCGTGAGTTACGGAAAGAAGTAG
- a CDS encoding saccharopine dehydrogenase NADP-binding domain-containing protein, translating into MSSAKFDIVVYGATGFTGQLVAEYLAARYKDDRALKWAMAGRSLDKLKSVRDAIGAPADTPLIVADASDTASLKAMVEQTKSVITTVGPYQLYGEQLLAACVATGTDYFDLCGEPVWMRQMIDKHEAAAKASGARIVFSCGFDSVPFELGAFFVQEEAKRVFGAASSRVKGRVRDMRGTLSGGTAASAKATFDAVAKDISLVAILNDPFALTPGFTGPKQPKGNRAAYEDDLQSWAAPFMMALINTRNVHRSNMLMGFPYGKEFVYDEMVLTGPGEKGEANAKRVMAANAEKTGPNAPKPGEGPSKEERESGRFDLLYVAIAPDGRQVRAGVTGDRDPGYGSTSKMISECAICLLHDATDVATGFWTPGAAMQHKLIKRLQDHAGLTFRVEG; encoded by the coding sequence ATGAGCTCTGCGAAATTCGACATCGTCGTCTACGGCGCGACCGGTTTCACCGGCCAGCTCGTCGCCGAATATCTGGCGGCACGTTACAAGGATGACAGGGCGCTCAAATGGGCGATGGCGGGGCGCAGCCTCGACAAGCTGAAATCCGTGCGCGACGCGATCGGCGCGCCTGCGGACACGCCGTTGATCGTGGCGGATGCCTCCGACACAGCGTCGCTAAAGGCGATGGTGGAGCAGACGAAGTCGGTGATCACGACGGTTGGGCCCTACCAGCTCTATGGTGAACAACTTCTCGCTGCCTGTGTTGCTACCGGCACGGATTATTTCGACCTCTGCGGCGAGCCGGTCTGGATGCGGCAGATGATTGACAAGCACGAAGCGGCGGCCAAGGCGAGCGGCGCGCGCATCGTGTTCTCCTGCGGCTTCGATTCCGTGCCGTTCGAGCTCGGTGCGTTCTTCGTGCAGGAAGAGGCCAAGCGCGTGTTCGGCGCAGCCAGCTCGCGCGTGAAGGGCCGCGTGCGCGACATGCGCGGCACGCTCTCCGGCGGTACCGCGGCGAGCGCGAAGGCAACCTTCGATGCCGTCGCCAAAGATATCAGCCTCGTCGCGATCCTGAACGATCCGTTCGCGCTGACACCAGGATTCACCGGCCCGAAGCAACCGAAGGGCAACAGGGCGGCGTATGAGGATGACCTGCAGTCGTGGGCGGCACCATTCATGATGGCGCTGATCAACACGCGCAACGTCCATCGTTCCAACATGCTGATGGGCTTCCCTTACGGCAAGGAATTCGTCTACGACGAGATGGTCCTGACCGGTCCCGGCGAGAAGGGCGAGGCGAATGCGAAGCGCGTGATGGCCGCCAATGCGGAGAAGACGGGCCCGAATGCGCCGAAGCCGGGCGAGGGTCCTTCGAAGGAAGAACGGGAAAGCGGCCGCTTCGATCTGCTCTATGTTGCAATCGCGCCCGACGGCCGCCAGGTCCGCGCCGGCGTCACCGGCGACCGCGACCCCGGTTACGGCTCGACCTCGAAGATGATCTCGGAATGCGCGATCTGCCTGTTGCACGATGCGACGGATGTGGCGACCGGCTTCTGGACGCCCGGCGCGGCGATGCAGCACAAGCTGATCAAGCGGTTGCAGGATCACGCTGGGCTGACGTTCAGGGTCGAAGGCTAA
- a CDS encoding saccharopine dehydrogenase NADP-binding domain-containing protein: MSSKFDIVVYGATGYTGRLIAEYLAAQYAGDSALTWAMAGRSRDKLASVRDAIGAPADTPLIVADAADPASLRAMVDQAKLVITTVGPYQLYGSDLLAACVASGTDYMDLCGEPIWLKQMIDRHEAAAKASGARIMVSCGFDSVPFELGAFFVQEEARRAFGAPAPRVKGRVRDISWKFSGGTSASARVTYEAVAQDLSLVSILKNPFAFTPGFEGPKQPRGNKPVFEEDLQSWAAPFAMATLNTRNVHRSNMLMGFPYGRDFVYDEMVLTGAGEEGQVNAKRVMAANGEKTGPDALKPGEGPSKEERDNGHYDLLYVAIAPDGRQVRAAVKGDLDPGYASTAKIISECAICLLRDATDVAAGFWTPGAGMQHKLIKRLQDHAGLTFRKEK, from the coding sequence GTGTCGTCGAAGTTCGACATCGTTGTCTACGGCGCGACCGGATATACCGGCCGGCTGATCGCCGAGTACCTCGCTGCACAGTACGCCGGCGACAGCGCGCTGACATGGGCGATGGCCGGGCGAAGCAGGGACAAGCTCGCGTCGGTTCGCGACGCGATTGGCGCACCCGCTGACACGCCGCTCATTGTTGCTGATGCCGCCGATCCTGCGTCGTTGCGCGCGATGGTCGATCAAGCGAAGCTGGTGATCACCACCGTCGGCCCGTACCAGCTTTATGGCTCCGATCTGCTCGCTGCCTGTGTCGCGTCGGGCACGGACTACATGGACCTCTGCGGTGAGCCGATCTGGTTGAAGCAGATGATCGACAGGCATGAGGCGGCAGCCAAAGCGAGCGGCGCGCGCATCATGGTCTCCTGCGGTTTCGACTCGGTGCCGTTCGAGCTCGGTGCGTTCTTCGTGCAGGAGGAAGCCAGACGCGCGTTCGGCGCGCCGGCGCCGCGCGTCAAGGGCCGCGTCCGCGATATCAGCTGGAAGTTCTCCGGCGGCACTTCGGCGAGCGCGAGGGTCACCTACGAGGCAGTTGCGCAGGATCTCAGCCTGGTGTCGATCCTCAAAAATCCCTTTGCATTCACGCCCGGTTTTGAAGGTCCGAAGCAGCCGCGCGGCAACAAGCCCGTCTTTGAAGAAGATCTGCAATCCTGGGCCGCACCGTTCGCGATGGCGACGCTGAACACGCGCAACGTCCATCGCTCCAACATGCTGATGGGATTCCCGTATGGCAGGGACTTCGTCTATGACGAGATGGTGCTGACGGGGGCTGGAGAGGAAGGGCAGGTTAACGCGAAGCGCGTCATGGCGGCCAACGGCGAGAAGACCGGTCCCGACGCGCTCAAGCCCGGCGAAGGGCCGTCGAAGGAGGAGCGCGACAACGGTCATTACGATCTGCTCTACGTTGCGATTGCGCCTGATGGCCGTCAGGTTCGCGCGGCGGTCAAGGGCGATCTCGATCCTGGCTATGCATCAACGGCGAAGATCATCTCCGAATGCGCGATCTGCCTGTTGCGCGATGCGACGGACGTGGCGGCCGGCTTCTGGACGCCCGGCGCGGGGATGCAACACAAGCTGATCAAGCGGTTGCAGGATCACGCTGGGCTGACGTTCCGGAAAGAAAAGTAG
- a CDS encoding FAD-dependent monooxygenase, giving the protein MSNRPRKALIIGAGIAGPVAAILLRRAGIESAIYEAWPYSKGIGGGLQIAPNGMQVMDEIGLAGELVSRGSVAESFDFCSQSGERLGSLNRDMERRFGQPAVNVCRATLNEMLIDKAWCSCVSLYFEKRLIKIEDRGDQPIIAYFADGTTAEGDCLIGADGVHSMVRRQVIPDGPAPFDTGLIGFGGFVPRAVLDGTAIGRRVVTTFGQSGFFGYGFCSPDQNDGAMWWSTQPAHGMDAAMFRAQDQATIKQHLRDFHRGWHDPIPAIIEAAENIVVTDTLDVATLPTWSRKRSLLIGDAAHATSPHAGQGASLALEDAMRLARLMQDGQELGVTFQNFEAERRPRAEKIVAIARRNGNSKREFSATGAWIRNQMMKWLLPLGAKGMDFMYAYDARAV; this is encoded by the coding sequence ATGTCCAACCGCCCCCGCAAGGCCCTGATCATCGGCGCCGGCATCGCCGGGCCTGTCGCCGCTATTCTCCTCCGCCGGGCCGGCATCGAGTCCGCGATCTACGAGGCCTGGCCCTATTCCAAGGGCATCGGCGGCGGATTGCAGATCGCGCCGAACGGCATGCAGGTGATGGACGAGATCGGCCTTGCCGGCGAGCTGGTCAGCCGCGGCTCGGTCGCGGAATCCTTCGACTTCTGCTCACAGAGCGGCGAAAGGCTCGGCTCGCTCAACCGCGACATGGAGCGCCGCTTCGGCCAGCCCGCGGTCAATGTCTGCCGCGCCACGCTGAACGAAATGCTGATCGACAAAGCCTGGTGTTCCTGCGTCTCGCTCTATTTCGAGAAGCGGCTGATCAAAATCGAGGATCGCGGCGACCAGCCCATCATCGCCTATTTCGCCGACGGCACCACTGCCGAAGGCGATTGCCTGATCGGCGCGGACGGCGTGCACTCGATGGTGCGCCGCCAGGTGATCCCGGACGGGCCGGCCCCCTTCGACACCGGCCTGATCGGGTTCGGCGGCTTCGTGCCGCGAGCGGTTCTCGACGGAACCGCGATCGGCCGGCGCGTCGTGACCACGTTCGGGCAGAGCGGCTTCTTCGGCTACGGCTTTTGCAGTCCAGATCAGAATGACGGCGCGATGTGGTGGAGCACACAGCCCGCGCATGGCATGGATGCCGCGATGTTTCGCGCGCAGGACCAGGCAACGATCAAGCAGCATCTGCGCGACTTCCACCGCGGCTGGCACGATCCGATCCCGGCCATCATCGAGGCGGCCGAGAACATCGTGGTGACGGATACGCTCGACGTCGCGACACTGCCGACCTGGTCGCGCAAGCGCTCGCTGCTGATCGGCGATGCCGCGCATGCGACGAGCCCGCATGCCGGCCAGGGCGCCTCGCTCGCGCTCGAGGACGCGATGCGTCTGGCGCGGCTGATGCAGGACGGGCAGGAACTCGGCGTCACCTTCCAGAATTTCGAAGCCGAGCGGCGCCCGCGCGCCGAGAAGATCGTCGCGATCGCCCGCCGCAACGGCAACAGCAAGCGCGAATTCAGCGCCACTGGCGCCTGGATTCGCAATCAAATGATGAAGTGGCTGCTGCCGCTCGGCGCCAAGGGTATGGACTTCATGTACGCGTATGACGCGCGGGCGGTCTAG
- a CDS encoding MarR family transcriptional regulator, which produces MRRSSAQGVLYGQTVANVAGIANSDLECMDILYLEGRVTAGRLAEVTGLTTGAITGVVDRLEKAGLVRRERDDADRRKVFIAVVPEAAMKIGQLYVPMQQAMEKVFGAYSDEELRLLLRFASDGYRGVLAATEALKSLLDTPPEKRPDLKLKKLRRQS; this is translated from the coding sequence ATGCGGCGGTCGTCTGCGCAAGGTGTGCTCTATGGCCAAACCGTTGCCAACGTGGCTGGAATTGCCAATTCCGACCTCGAATGCATGGACATCCTGTACCTGGAGGGGCGCGTCACCGCCGGGCGACTCGCGGAGGTCACCGGGCTCACCACGGGCGCGATCACGGGCGTGGTGGACCGGCTCGAGAAGGCCGGCCTCGTGCGGCGCGAGCGGGACGATGCGGATCGCCGCAAGGTCTTCATCGCGGTCGTGCCCGAGGCGGCGATGAAGATCGGGCAACTCTACGTGCCGATGCAGCAGGCGATGGAGAAGGTCTTTGGCGCCTATTCTGATGAGGAGTTGCGCCTGCTGCTGCGCTTCGCCAGTGACGGCTACAGGGGCGTGCTCGCCGCAACCGAAGCGCTCAAGAGCCTTCTCGATACGCCGCCGGAAAAGCGTCCCGATCTCAAGCTGAAGAAGCTCCGTCGCCAGTCTTGA
- a CDS encoding O-antigen ligase family protein yields the protein MAYAATAGRLKAAAPAAPGVLAVQRALVWLVGASGAVVFIEPSPYEIVTVLATVAFFATGLRLRLALMPLVLLLVLLNVGYTISAVPLYEQSEVVSWIATSWYMAVTVVFFAMVTSEDTAARLDMLRRGLVVGAMVASLSAIAGYFNLVPGGHDLLTLYERARGTFKDPNVLGAFLILPALFSLQSVVSDRLGKAFRNVIAFGIMALAILLAFSRAAWGGLVLTSAFMLALMVLTSRSNAQRSRIIIMALVAAVLGLALIAILLSFDSIAEMFKQRASFDQSYDEGRFGRFGRHILGAEMALDLPFGIGPLQFHRYFPEDTHNSYLNAFMSGGWLSGICYPALVFTTAIMGFRHILVRVPWQRAYLAIFSAFVGTVGESFVIDTDHWRHFWLMLGAMWGMIAAAQAYKIKTGDGASSA from the coding sequence ATGGCGTATGCGGCGACGGCCGGGAGACTGAAGGCAGCCGCACCGGCTGCGCCCGGCGTGCTTGCGGTCCAGCGCGCGCTGGTGTGGCTGGTTGGCGCCTCCGGCGCGGTCGTCTTCATCGAGCCAAGTCCCTACGAGATCGTGACGGTGCTCGCCACGGTCGCCTTCTTCGCCACCGGCCTGCGCTTGAGGCTCGCGCTCATGCCGCTGGTGCTGCTGCTGGTCCTGCTCAATGTCGGCTACACCATCAGCGCGGTCCCGCTGTACGAACAGTCCGAGGTCGTAAGCTGGATCGCGACCTCCTGGTACATGGCGGTCACCGTGGTGTTCTTCGCCATGGTCACCTCCGAGGATACGGCGGCGCGGCTCGACATGCTCCGCCGCGGTCTCGTGGTCGGTGCGATGGTTGCCTCGCTCTCCGCCATCGCCGGCTATTTCAACCTCGTTCCCGGCGGGCACGACCTCCTGACGCTCTACGAGCGCGCGCGTGGCACCTTCAAGGACCCCAACGTGCTCGGGGCCTTCCTGATCCTGCCGGCGCTGTTCTCGTTGCAGAGCGTGGTCTCCGACCGCCTCGGCAAGGCGTTCCGCAACGTCATCGCCTTCGGCATCATGGCGCTGGCGATCCTGCTCGCCTTCTCCCGTGCCGCTTGGGGCGGCCTGGTCCTGACTTCCGCCTTCATGCTGGCGCTGATGGTGCTCACCAGCCGAAGCAACGCGCAGCGTTCGCGCATCATCATCATGGCGCTGGTCGCGGCCGTGCTGGGACTCGCGCTGATCGCGATCCTCTTGTCATTCGACTCCATCGCCGAGATGTTCAAGCAGCGCGCGAGTTTCGACCAGAGCTATGACGAAGGCCGCTTCGGTCGTTTCGGCCGGCATATCCTCGGCGCGGAGATGGCGCTCGACCTGCCGTTCGGCATCGGCCCGCTGCAATTCCACCGCTACTTCCCCGAAGACACCCACAACTCCTACCTGAACGCCTTCATGTCGGGCGGCTGGCTCTCCGGCATCTGTTATCCCGCGCTGGTCTTCACCACCGCGATCATGGGCTTCCGCCACATCCTCGTCCGCGTGCCCTGGCAGCGCGCGTATCTGGCGATCTTCTCCGCCTTCGTCGGCACTGTCGGCGAAAGCTTCGTGATCGACACCGACCACTGGCGTCACTTCTGGCTGATGCTCGGCGCCATGTGGGGCATGATCGCGGCGGCACAGGCCTACAAGATCAAGACTGGCGACGGAGCTTCTTCAGCTTGA
- a CDS encoding undecaprenyl-phosphate glucose phosphotransferase, with protein MEPLNARSMLDAATGGAAKPAEKPFVERRRRLSPAALEVVNQKVARAYSPIVIAGFVRVADFVLLSLVGITLYVGYVMPLTGFRWNYLAAIGGVAVAAVVCFQSADIYQVQLFRGQLRQMTRMISSWSFVFLLFIGASFFAKLGGEVSRVWLAAFFFLGLAALIVERLVLRTLVRGWAREGRLDRRTIIVGSDRNGEELVEALKAQEDSDIHVLGVFDDRNDSRALDTCAGARKLGKVDDIVEFARRTRVDLVLFALPISAETRILEMLKKLWVLPVDIRLSAHTNKLRFRPRSYSYLGEVPTLDVFEAPITDWDLVMKWLFDRLVGSLALLAALPVMALVAIAIKIDSRGPVLFRQKRFGFNNERIDVYKFRSMYHEQADPLAAKVVTKNDPRVTRVGRFIRKTSLDELPQLFNVVFSGNLSLVGPRPHAVQGKLQSRLFDEAVDGYFARHRVKPGITGWAQVNGWRGEIDNEEKIQKRVEFDLYYIENWSVLFDLYILLGTPISLLTKSENAY; from the coding sequence GTGGAACCGCTCAACGCACGCTCGATGCTCGATGCCGCGACCGGTGGCGCGGCCAAACCCGCTGAAAAACCTTTCGTCGAACGTCGTCGCCGCCTTTCGCCGGCGGCGCTCGAGGTCGTCAACCAGAAGGTCGCACGCGCCTATTCGCCGATCGTGATCGCCGGCTTCGTGCGCGTGGCCGATTTCGTGCTGCTGAGCCTCGTCGGCATCACGCTCTATGTCGGCTATGTCATGCCGCTCACCGGCTTTCGCTGGAATTATCTCGCGGCGATCGGCGGTGTTGCCGTCGCCGCCGTGGTCTGCTTCCAGTCCGCCGACATCTACCAGGTCCAGCTCTTCCGCGGACAGCTTCGGCAGATGACGCGGATGATCTCGTCCTGGTCTTTCGTCTTCCTGCTGTTCATCGGTGCCTCGTTCTTCGCCAAGCTCGGCGGCGAGGTATCGCGAGTGTGGCTCGCCGCATTCTTCTTTCTCGGCCTTGCCGCACTGATCGTCGAGCGCCTGGTGCTGCGTACCCTGGTGCGTGGCTGGGCGCGCGAAGGCCGGCTCGATCGCCGCACCATCATCGTCGGCTCCGACCGCAACGGCGAGGAGCTGGTCGAGGCGCTGAAGGCGCAGGAGGATTCCGACATCCACGTGCTCGGCGTGTTCGACGACCGCAACGACAGCCGCGCGCTCGACACCTGCGCCGGCGCGCGCAAGCTCGGCAAGGTCGACGACATCGTCGAGTTCGCCCGCCGCACCCGCGTCGATCTCGTGCTGTTCGCGCTGCCGATCTCGGCCGAGACGCGCATCCTGGAGATGCTGAAGAAGCTCTGGGTCCTGCCCGTCGACATCCGCCTCTCCGCGCACACCAACAAGCTGCGCTTCCGCCCCCGCTCCTATTCCTATCTCGGCGAGGTGCCGACGCTCGACGTGTTCGAGGCGCCGATCACCGACTGGGATCTGGTGATGAAATGGCTGTTCGACCGTCTCGTCGGCAGCCTCGCGCTGCTCGCCGCGCTTCCCGTGATGGCGCTGGTGGCGATCGCGATCAAGATCGACAGCCGTGGCCCGGTGCTGTTCCGCCAGAAGCGCTTCGGTTTCAACAACGAGCGCATCGACGTCTACAAGTTCCGCTCGATGTATCACGAGCAGGCCGACCCGCTCGCCGCCAAGGTCGTCACCAAGAACGACCCGCGCGTCACCCGCGTCGGCCGCTTCATCCGCAAGACCAGCCTCGACGAGCTGCCGCAGCTTTTCAACGTGGTCTTCTCCGGAAATCTCTCCCTGGTCGGCCCGCGTCCGCACGCGGTGCAGGGCAAGCTTCAGAGCCGGCTGTTCGACGAAGCCGTCGACGGCTATTTCGCGCGTCACCGCGTCAAGCCCGGCATCACCGGCTGGGCCCAGGTCAACGGCTGGCGCGGCGAGATCGACAATGAAGAGAAGATCCAGAAGCGCGTCGAGTTCGACCTTTACTACATCGAGAACTGGTCGGTGCTGTTCGACCTCTACATTCTCCTGGGGACGCCGATCTCGCTGCTGACCAAGAGCGAGAACGCGTATTGA
- a CDS encoding glycosyltransferase family 4 protein, with product MPPSPDQPLRILHAVRAPVGGIFRHILDLANGQVDRGHHVGILADSLTGGERAEKALTELAPRLKLGVHRLAIRREPSPDDFLVWLRMRRLIVKLEPDVMHGHGAKAGAFVRMRRRADDTIRIYTPHGGSLHYPLHTFKGEFYARLERALMGSTDLFLFESAFARDTYQRIVGTPKGVVHCVFNGVTPEEFEPVVTADDATDLAYVGEFRHIKGADLLVDAVARLHAQGRKVTLTLGGDGEETAALKAQVEKLGLSGAIRFIGHVKARYGFSKGRLLVVPSRGDSMPYVVIEAGAAGIPMIAARVGGIPEIFGTDSPALFAPSNADAMAEAILAALEDAQSTAQRAASLRERISAHFSQQAMVDGVLAGYRDAFVNH from the coding sequence ATGCCTCCCTCTCCCGACCAGCCGCTTCGCATCCTGCACGCCGTGCGCGCGCCCGTCGGCGGCATCTTCCGTCACATCCTCGACCTCGCCAACGGCCAGGTCGATCGCGGACATCATGTCGGGATCCTCGCCGATAGTCTGACCGGCGGCGAGCGTGCCGAGAAGGCGCTCACGGAGCTCGCGCCGCGGCTGAAGCTCGGCGTGCACCGGCTGGCGATCCGCCGCGAGCCGTCGCCCGACGATTTTCTCGTGTGGCTGCGCATGCGGCGCCTGATCGTCAAGCTCGAGCCGGATGTCATGCATGGCCACGGCGCCAAGGCCGGCGCTTTCGTCCGCATGCGGCGGCGCGCCGACGACACCATCCGCATCTACACGCCGCATGGCGGCTCGTTGCATTATCCGCTGCACACCTTCAAGGGCGAGTTTTACGCGCGGCTCGAGCGCGCGCTGATGGGCAGTACCGACCTGTTCCTGTTCGAGAGCGCATTTGCCCGCGACACCTATCAGCGCATCGTCGGCACGCCCAAGGGCGTGGTCCACTGTGTCTTCAACGGCGTCACACCCGAGGAATTCGAGCCCGTCGTCACCGCCGATGACGCCACCGACCTCGCCTATGTCGGCGAGTTCAGGCACATCAAGGGCGCCGACCTCCTGGTCGATGCGGTGGCGCGCCTGCACGCCCAGGGACGGAAGGTCACGCTGACGCTCGGCGGAGACGGCGAGGAGACGGCGGCGCTGAAAGCGCAGGTGGAGAAGCTCGGCCTGTCCGGTGCGATCCGCTTCATCGGCCACGTCAAGGCGCGCTACGGCTTTTCCAAGGGGCGGCTGCTCGTCGTTCCCTCGCGCGGCGACTCCATGCCCTATGTCGTGATCGAGGCGGGCGCGGCCGGCATTCCCATGATCGCGGCACGGGTCGGCGGCATCCCGGAGATCTTCGGCACCGATAGCCCGGCCCTGTTCGCGCCGAGCAATGCCGACGCCATGGCGGAGGCGATTTTGGCCGCGCTCGAGGACGCACAGTCAACCGCGCAGCGCGCGGCGTCCTTGCGCGAGCGCATTTCGGCACATTTCTCCCAGCAGGCGATGGTCGATGGCGTGCTCGCCGGCTACCGCGACGCATTTGTCAATCATTAA